Proteins from one Niallia circulans genomic window:
- a CDS encoding DUF4275 family protein, which yields MKNKQLKRLEIPKWGTYLRGRWRECFASHLTVEEQQAICMDNFLWHLCSWEKVTCLQQDGAIRAFLQQTKHKCTIFYQFIDDAYLFEHADTLTITDLPYIEDHMDYNDMYVMDWNNKWTFIMTHERECGPYFIQRK from the coding sequence ATGAAAAATAAACAATTAAAGCGGCTGGAAATTCCGAAGTGGGGAACCTACTTGCGTGGCAGATGGCGTGAATGTTTTGCAAGCCATCTTACCGTAGAAGAACAACAGGCGATTTGCATGGATAACTTTCTCTGGCACTTATGTTCTTGGGAAAAGGTAACATGTCTTCAGCAGGACGGTGCAATAAGAGCATTCCTTCAACAAACAAAGCATAAATGTACTATATTTTATCAATTTATAGATGACGCTTACCTTTTTGAGCATGCAGACACCCTTACAATAACGGACTTACCTTATATAGAGGATCATATGGACTATAATGACATGTATGTAATGGATTGGAATAACAAATGGACTTTTATCATGACACACGAAAGGGAATGTGGACCATATTTTATTCAGCGTAAATAA
- a CDS encoding YxiJ family protein, translating to MSEKLKKKELSQLVQANLMKRNSLQSEVLPFFYKMIGEVCKEKYPNTIKQMLQLSLRNPFPYQDLSKIQQDFKKQFSKEDCLNGELNTYWMMISSSLNFLLKGKSISIAPKSIAWLKMSFFDIFPQYQFLEPHLEKYPYLYKEYVHFNNARFFILFYIYLQSSTIQNKNY from the coding sequence ATGAGTGAAAAATTAAAGAAAAAAGAGCTAAGTCAATTAGTTCAAGCAAATCTTATGAAGAGAAATTCACTTCAATCGGAAGTTCTACCTTTCTTTTATAAAATGATTGGAGAAGTTTGTAAAGAAAAATATCCCAATACGATAAAGCAGATGCTGCAGTTATCATTGCGAAATCCTTTCCCATATCAGGATTTGTCTAAAATTCAACAAGATTTTAAAAAGCAATTTTCTAAAGAAGACTGCTTAAACGGGGAGCTAAATACATATTGGATGATGATTTCAAGTAGTTTAAACTTCCTTCTAAAAGGAAAATCTATTAGCATTGCACCTAAATCTATAGCGTGGTTAAAAATGTCCTTCTTTGATATTTTTCCACAATATCAATTTTTGGAGCCTCATCTTGAAAAATACCCTTATCTCTATAAAGAATATGTTCATTTCAATAACGCACGCTTTTTTATATTATTTTACATATATCTTCAATCTTCCACGATTCAAAACAAGAATTATTAG
- a CDS encoding helix-turn-helix transcriptional regulator codes for MKNHVKILRIKSSMTQEQLARNVGVTRQTIGLIEKGMYNPSLNLCIAIAKQLNKTLDELFWEVDE; via the coding sequence GTGAAGAATCATGTTAAAATTTTGAGAATTAAAAGCTCGATGACGCAAGAACAATTAGCAAGAAATGTTGGGGTTACAAGGCAAACGATTGGATTAATCGAAAAGGGGATGTATAACCCCAGTCTTAATCTTTGTATTGCAATTGCTAAACAGCTTAACAAAACATTAGATGAATTATTTTGGGAGGTAGACGAGTAA
- a CDS encoding GNAT family N-acetyltransferase: MEIKVLEKNDANSYKGLRLEALKLSPEAFASSYEEEKDFTLETFANRVSNSSSYTLGAFENGVLAGVVTLQLEQKAKLKHRINIFAMYVAVEKRGKGIAKKLMQEAITKSKQMDEIEAIYLTVGAANLPAKNLYQSLGFEAYGIDKNALKIDNIYFDEELMVLYF, translated from the coding sequence ATGGAAATTAAAGTGCTTGAAAAAAATGATGCAAATAGCTATAAAGGATTGAGATTAGAAGCTTTGAAATTAAGTCCAGAAGCATTTGCTTCAAGCTATGAAGAGGAAAAAGACTTCACCCTAGAAACATTCGCGAACAGGGTGAGCAATTCAAGTTCATATACACTTGGTGCATTTGAAAACGGAGTGCTTGCTGGTGTTGTGACATTACAGTTAGAGCAAAAAGCAAAATTAAAACATAGGATAAATATTTTTGCGATGTATGTTGCAGTTGAAAAACGGGGAAAAGGTATTGCGAAGAAATTAATGCAGGAAGCCATCACAAAATCTAAGCAAATGGATGAAATTGAAGCAATCTATTTAACGGTTGGTGCTGCTAATTTGCCTGCAAAAAACCTTTATCAATCGTTAGGCTTTGAAGCATATGGAATAGATAAAAATGCTTTGAAAATAGATAATATCTATTTCGATGAGGAATTAATGGTTTTATATTTTTAG
- a CDS encoding MarR family winged helix-turn-helix transcriptional regulator, which translates to MNKEEQILSGFRDILNKIVALNKPKMEESLHGHKSSEVHCIEFIGKNADSNVTKLAESFFMTRSAISKITKKLLDKGLIESYQKPENKKEIYFRLTEEGQAINKVHDDLHQAFRERDKAVFEQVTVEQFESILSFVEKYNKHLDAEIKKQEGTIKPE; encoded by the coding sequence ATGAACAAAGAGGAACAGATTTTATCAGGGTTTAGGGATATATTAAACAAGATAGTAGCGCTTAATAAGCCGAAAATGGAAGAAAGCTTACATGGTCATAAGTCATCTGAAGTACATTGTATTGAATTTATCGGCAAAAACGCCGATTCCAATGTCACAAAACTAGCAGAGTCCTTTTTTATGACTAGAAGCGCTATTAGTAAAATAACGAAAAAACTCCTCGATAAAGGCCTTATTGAAAGCTATCAAAAGCCGGAAAACAAAAAAGAAATCTATTTTAGGCTGACAGAGGAAGGACAGGCAATAAATAAGGTTCATGATGATTTGCATCAAGCGTTTAGAGAGCGGGATAAAGCAGTATTTGAACAGGTGACTGTGGAGCAGTTTGAAAGTATTCTTAGCTTTGTAGAAAAGTATAATAAGCATTTGGATGCAGAAATAAAAAAGCAAGAAGGAACTATCAAGCCTGAATAA
- a CDS encoding MFS transporter has translation MFKFKSHKHQNTGQTVDKKALLFGLMSVFLCGIGFTIIAPVVPYLVHPYVHNQENQAIIVTMLTAVYAACVFMAAPGLGALSDRYGRRPILLICLFGSSVGYVIFGIGGALWVLFVGRIMEGVTGGSISTIFAYFADIIPKEQRTKYFGWVSAVTGVGIAVGPVIGGLLTKFGYSVPMYAGAFITLLNFAFGLLYMPESLNKYNRLKKITLLRLNPFSQLFSILSMKNLKWLLISAFLLWIPNGSLQAVFSQFTIDTFNWEPALIGLMFSIMGIQDIVSQGFIMPKLLLKYSDVQIGIIGMISEIIGYSFIAMSALFSLYPLFIAGMFVFGFGDSIIGPSFNGMLSKSAPASEQGRIQGGSQSIQALARIIGPIIGGQIYVSLGHAAPAFMGMILIAAAAFVLYKRKDVMS, from the coding sequence ATGTTCAAATTTAAATCACACAAACATCAAAATACAGGACAGACAGTTGATAAAAAGGCGTTACTATTTGGTTTAATGTCTGTATTTCTATGTGGAATAGGTTTCACAATCATAGCACCAGTCGTTCCATATTTAGTTCATCCGTATGTTCACAATCAAGAAAATCAGGCAATCATTGTGACAATGCTGACCGCTGTTTATGCAGCCTGTGTTTTTATGGCGGCACCCGGACTTGGAGCTTTAAGTGATAGATATGGTCGTCGTCCGATCCTCTTAATATGCTTGTTTGGGTCTAGTGTCGGGTACGTGATTTTTGGGATTGGAGGAGCTTTATGGGTACTGTTTGTTGGAAGGATAATGGAAGGTGTAACAGGCGGGAGTATAAGCACCATCTTTGCTTATTTTGCAGACATTATCCCGAAAGAACAGCGAACAAAATACTTTGGGTGGGTAAGTGCTGTTACAGGTGTCGGCATCGCTGTTGGACCTGTAATAGGTGGACTGCTGACAAAGTTTGGCTATTCTGTACCGATGTATGCAGGAGCATTTATAACTTTATTAAATTTTGCATTCGGTCTTCTTTATATGCCAGAAAGTCTTAACAAGTACAACAGGCTGAAAAAAATTACGTTACTAAGATTAAATCCATTCTCACAATTGTTTAGCATTCTTTCTATGAAAAATCTAAAATGGCTGCTTATCTCTGCGTTTTTACTATGGATTCCTAACGGATCTTTACAGGCCGTTTTTTCACAGTTTACAATAGATACTTTCAACTGGGAGCCAGCGCTAATCGGACTGATGTTTTCCATAATGGGTATTCAAGACATCGTTTCACAAGGGTTTATCATGCCAAAGCTGTTACTGAAATACAGTGATGTGCAAATAGGGATAATCGGAATGATTTCAGAGATTATTGGCTACAGCTTTATCGCAATGTCGGCGTTATTCTCTCTATATCCGCTTTTTATCGCCGGAATGTTCGTGTTTGGATTTGGTGATTCCATCATCGGACCTTCATTCAATGGAATGCTTTCCAAGTCTGCCCCTGCTAGTGAACAAGGCAGGATTCAAGGAGGCAGCCAATCTATTCAAGCATTAGCAAGAATAATAGGACCAATTATAGGCGGACAAATCTATGTATCCCTTGGTCATGCTGCCCCCGCTTTTATGGGAATGATTTTAATTGCTGCGGCAGCTTTCGTATTATATAAGCGTAAAGATGTGATGAGTTAA
- a CDS encoding DUF2500 domain-containing protein, translating to MPNDFYFGDSMFQFGPIFIGIVFVFVIGSILFAIFKGIGEWHKNEQSPRLSVPAVIKAKRTDVRRSSNHDNHHSSSTIYYVTFEFESGDRTEFHVSGKEYGLLSENDTGILNFQGTRFLGFDRKSMNQENL from the coding sequence ATGCCAAATGACTTTTACTTTGGAGACTCTATGTTCCAATTTGGTCCGATTTTTATCGGAATTGTGTTTGTCTTCGTTATTGGTAGTATTTTATTTGCCATTTTTAAAGGAATTGGCGAGTGGCATAAAAATGAGCAGTCGCCCAGGCTAAGTGTGCCAGCAGTGATTAAAGCAAAACGTACAGATGTCAGAAGAAGTTCAAATCATGATAATCATCATTCTTCGAGTACTATATATTATGTCACCTTTGAGTTTGAAAGTGGCGACAGAACAGAGTTTCATGTTTCAGGTAAAGAATATGGGCTGCTTTCTGAAAATGACACAGGAATTTTAAACTTTCAAGGCACTAGGTTTTTAGGATTTGATAGAAAAAGTATGAATCAAGAAAATTTGTAA
- a CDS encoding antibiotic biosynthesis monooxygenase family protein, giving the protein MFIVHSTFPVPADKADEVIEIYKNRSRLVDKNPGFIRFLLLQTDKHKGEITVHMEWETKEDYLQWVRSTEFKDIHELEKKYPDKELAAIIPTVKQFSVVAE; this is encoded by the coding sequence ATGTTTATCGTCCATTCAACTTTTCCAGTACCAGCAGATAAAGCAGATGAAGTGATTGAAATATACAAAAACCGCTCACGATTAGTAGATAAAAATCCCGGTTTTATCCGTTTTCTCCTCCTGCAAACAGACAAACACAAAGGAGAAATCACCGTCCATATGGAATGGGAGACTAAGGAAGATTATTTGCAGTGGGTAAGAAGCACAGAGTTTAAAGATATTCATGAGCTTGAGAAAAAATACCCTGATAAAGAGCTAGCAGCCATTATCCCAACTGTAAAGCAGTTCTCAGTGGTTGCTGAGTAA
- a CDS encoding GNAT family N-acetyltransferase — translation MQVRVLKPKDAKEYWGLRLITLNQHPDAFLLTLEEEQKRLYPIKRISALLKDPTRITIGAFIDERLVGTITLQKETYKKIKHKASVLSFFIEDAYRNKGIGRRLLTEVITLSRRLEIEQLLLAVVSTNAGAIALYESMGFTVFGLEKKALKVNGQYFDEQHMIFYL, via the coding sequence TTGCAGGTAAGAGTATTAAAACCAAAGGATGCTAAGGAATATTGGGGTTTGCGGTTGATTACATTAAATCAGCATCCAGATGCATTCCTACTAACATTGGAAGAGGAGCAAAAACGGCTTTATCCTATCAAGCGCATTTCCGCATTATTGAAGGACCCGACAAGAATTACCATTGGGGCGTTTATAGACGAGCGCCTTGTTGGCACTATCACACTTCAAAAGGAAACCTATAAGAAAATCAAGCATAAGGCAAGTGTTCTGTCGTTTTTTATTGAAGATGCATACCGCAACAAAGGGATTGGGAGAAGGCTTTTGACAGAGGTGATTACCTTATCAAGAAGACTGGAGATTGAACAATTGCTGTTGGCGGTTGTATCAACAAATGCTGGAGCTATTGCTTTATACGAATCGATGGGGTTCACTGTTTTTGGCTTGGAAAAAAAGGCCTTAAAGGTGAATGGCCAATATTTTGATGAACAACATATGATTTTTTATTTATAA
- a CDS encoding DJ-1/PfpI family protein gives METRSVGILLFDDVEVLDFAGPFEVLSITSFKDRDDVKPFKVETVSETGKSISARNRLQVVPDYSFDTAPPFDILVVPGGSGARLTELHNDRLIDWIKEQDKTTEMTTSVCTGALLLAQAGLLDGKRATTHWASYDLFADLFPNVEVVREVKFVDEGRIVTSGGISAGIVMAFHLVEVLVGLEEKWNAAKRMEYDLPERK, from the coding sequence GTGGAAACGAGAAGTGTTGGCATTTTACTGTTTGATGACGTAGAAGTATTGGATTTTGCAGGTCCCTTTGAAGTGCTGTCTATTACATCTTTTAAGGATCGGGATGATGTTAAGCCATTCAAAGTCGAAACAGTGTCTGAGACTGGGAAAAGCATTTCAGCAAGAAACAGGCTGCAAGTCGTACCAGACTATTCCTTTGATACAGCACCACCTTTTGATATTCTGGTTGTGCCTGGAGGTTCTGGTGCTAGATTAACGGAATTACATAATGACAGGCTGATAGACTGGATTAAAGAGCAGGACAAAACGACAGAAATGACGACATCTGTTTGCACTGGCGCTTTATTGCTGGCACAGGCTGGATTACTTGATGGCAAAAGAGCGACTACACATTGGGCTTCCTATGATTTGTTTGCAGATCTTTTTCCGAACGTGGAGGTCGTTAGAGAAGTTAAATTTGTCGATGAAGGCAGAATTGTAACATCAGGCGGTATTTCGGCAGGGATTGTAATGGCTTTTCATCTTGTCGAAGTATTAGTTGGCTTAGAAGAAAAATGGAATGCAGCCAAACGAATGGAGTATGATTTGCCAGAAAGAAAATAA
- a CDS encoding LysR family transcriptional regulator: MDYHLLTFVTVAEKKNFTRAAEELHITQSAVTLSIKALEKKYEVKFFDRTNKYVRLTRAGEILYYHAKRILNEYEQVESLIHDMTKVVSGPLLIGSSYTFGEYLLPRFISDFMKVHQLIEPKVTIQNSSKIMNQVLEGSLDVGIIDGEIKSHPQLHITPFEQDELVIIVSADHPLSSFRTIDLESLYGETWILREEGSGTREVIDKLFKEHAFSPLILRSFGSTQIIKESVEAGIGISIVSKYSIQKELHMKTIHPIRLKNEQINRHFSYVLSKTGIHPLSVELFTQYLQTKNTHTLEAISYK; encoded by the coding sequence TTGGATTATCATTTATTGACATTTGTCACAGTAGCGGAAAAAAAGAATTTTACAAGAGCTGCCGAAGAGCTGCATATTACACAATCTGCAGTAACACTTTCCATTAAGGCATTGGAAAAGAAATATGAAGTGAAGTTTTTCGACAGAACAAATAAATATGTTCGGCTTACCAGGGCTGGTGAAATATTATATTATCATGCGAAGAGAATATTAAATGAATACGAACAGGTCGAAAGCCTTATTCATGATATGACAAAAGTAGTGAGTGGTCCGCTCTTAATTGGATCTAGCTACACTTTTGGTGAATATTTGCTGCCGAGATTTATATCTGACTTTATGAAGGTACATCAACTAATTGAACCGAAAGTTACCATTCAGAATTCGAGCAAGATAATGAATCAAGTGCTTGAGGGCAGTCTTGATGTCGGAATTATCGATGGTGAAATCAAAAGTCATCCCCAGCTCCACATAACCCCTTTTGAACAAGATGAACTAGTAATAATCGTTAGCGCTGATCATCCTTTATCCAGCTTTCGAACAATTGATTTAGAAAGCCTTTATGGTGAAACATGGATATTACGAGAAGAGGGCTCTGGTACAAGAGAGGTCATTGACAAGCTCTTTAAAGAACACGCTTTTTCTCCGCTGATTTTACGGTCATTTGGGAGCACGCAAATAATTAAAGAGTCGGTGGAAGCAGGAATAGGCATTTCGATAGTTTCTAAATATTCAATCCAAAAAGAGCTGCATATGAAAACAATCCATCCAATTCGCCTTAAAAATGAACAGATTAACCGCCATTTTTCTTACGTGCTATCTAAAACCGGGATTCATCCTCTATCTGTTGAGCTTTTCACTCAATATTTGCAAACAAAAAATACGCACACACTTGAAGCGATTTCTTATAAGTAA
- a CDS encoding ABC transporter ATP-binding protein produces MIKRFFTYYLPHKKLFILDFSSAVIVAILELAFPMAVTWFIDKLLPEGNWSTIVSVSCGLLALYLVSTYLQYIVNYWGHKLGINIETDMRAQLFNHVQRQSFKFFDNTKTGHVMSRITNDLFDIGELAHHGPEDLFIAIMTFVGAFWIMLTINVKLALIVIFIVPVLVWLITYCNKSMNKAWKHMYGDIADVNARVEDSVSGVRVVQSFTNEEFEMERFSVNNKRFRKAKIVAYKVMSLTSSSVYMLMRFFTLVVLVYGAWLTFNGELTNGQLVAFILYVNILQKPIDKISTLLELYPKGMAGFRRFLDLLDSEPEIQDRRDAVEMPALRGDIQFNDVTFGYDNRTVLDKISLNIKAGETVAFVGPSGAGKTTICSLVPRFYDVNSGAIKIDGMDIRDMTKHSLRSQIGIVQQDVFLFTGTLKENIAYGKLDATDEEIHAAVKRAHLEDLIRKLPDGYETQIGERGLKLSGGQKQRLAIARMFLKNPPILILDEATSALDTETEQIIQASLNELAKNRTTLVIAHRLATIRNADRIVVVTENGIEEEGGHDELIEKGGIFANLHRVQYQR; encoded by the coding sequence ATGATAAAGCGTTTTTTCACTTATTATTTACCGCATAAAAAGCTATTCATTCTTGATTTTTCAAGTGCTGTCATTGTGGCGATCCTAGAACTTGCCTTCCCGATGGCTGTAACTTGGTTCATTGACAAACTCCTTCCTGAAGGAAATTGGAGTACCATTGTCTCTGTTAGCTGCGGCTTATTGGCATTATACTTAGTAAGCACTTATTTACAATATATTGTAAACTATTGGGGCCATAAGCTTGGCATCAATATAGAAACAGATATGAGAGCACAGCTTTTCAACCATGTTCAAAGACAAAGCTTTAAATTCTTTGACAACACTAAAACAGGTCATGTGATGAGCAGAATTACGAATGATTTATTTGATATCGGAGAGCTTGCCCATCACGGTCCAGAGGATTTATTTATTGCGATTATGACGTTTGTCGGCGCATTCTGGATTATGCTGACAATTAATGTAAAGCTTGCGTTAATCGTCATATTTATCGTGCCAGTTCTAGTTTGGCTAATTACATACTGCAATAAGAGCATGAATAAAGCTTGGAAGCATATGTACGGTGATATTGCCGATGTTAATGCCCGTGTTGAAGACAGTGTGTCTGGTGTACGTGTTGTTCAATCCTTTACAAACGAAGAATTCGAAATGGAGCGTTTCTCTGTTAATAACAAACGCTTCAGAAAAGCAAAAATCGTTGCATATAAAGTGATGTCCTTAACATCATCCTCTGTTTACATGTTAATGCGCTTTTTCACGTTAGTGGTATTAGTTTATGGCGCATGGCTGACATTCAATGGTGAACTGACAAACGGTCAGCTTGTTGCATTTATTCTTTATGTGAATATCTTGCAAAAGCCAATTGATAAAATCAGTACATTGCTTGAGCTTTATCCAAAAGGTATGGCTGGTTTCAGACGTTTCTTAGATTTGCTTGATTCGGAGCCTGAAATTCAGGATCGCCGGGATGCAGTTGAAATGCCTGCATTACGCGGGGACATTCAATTTAATGATGTAACATTTGGCTATGATAACCGCACTGTATTGGATAAAATTAGTCTTAACATAAAAGCAGGCGAAACAGTTGCATTCGTTGGTCCTTCTGGTGCAGGAAAAACAACAATTTGTTCCCTTGTACCAAGATTTTATGATGTAAACAGCGGTGCCATTAAAATCGATGGCATGGATATTCGCGACATGACGAAGCATTCATTGCGTTCACAAATCGGGATTGTCCAGCAGGATGTTTTCTTGTTCACAGGTACGCTTAAGGAAAATATCGCGTACGGAAAATTGGATGCAACTGATGAAGAAATTCATGCAGCTGTAAAAAGAGCTCATTTAGAGGACTTAATCCGCAAGCTACCAGATGGTTATGAAACACAAATCGGAGAGCGGGGCTTGAAGCTTTCCGGCGGACAGAAGCAAAGACTTGCGATTGCGAGAATGTTTTTGAAAAATCCTCCAATTTTAATATTGGATGAAGCTACTTCTGCATTAGACACAGAAACAGAGCAAATCATTCAAGCATCGCTAAATGAACTTGCGAAAAACCGTACGACACTTGTTATTGCCCACAGATTGGCAACAATCCGTAATGCTGACCGCATTGTAGTCGTAACAGAAAATGGGATTGAAGAAGAAGGCGGACATGATGAATTGATTGAAAAAGGCGGTATTTTTGCCAACCTTCATCGTGTTCAATATCAGCGTTAA
- a CDS encoding multidrug resistance efflux transporter family protein, which produces MRPILLGIASAFFFAFTFVLNKAMEMNGGSWVWSASLRYFFMVPFLLILVLVRGNLKPILVELRENTGKWVLWSSVGFGIFYAFICFASAYGPGWLVAGTWQLTIISGTLLAPLFMEKKYTKGGEAIMVRKKIPFKSLTFSVLIIIGIAFMQLEFAMKLSFGTAMLCLLPILVASFAYPLGNRKMMEISNGRFDVFQRVLGMTIASLPFWIILSIYGFLTAGPPSSSQVYQSGIVALFSGVIATILFFAATDSAKDNMQTLGAVEATQSFEVLFALIGEMVFLSVGLPSAMSLIGIAIVIGGMVLHSIFSRNIKKLKLAQTA; this is translated from the coding sequence ATGCGCCCGATTTTGTTAGGAATCGCCTCAGCCTTTTTTTTCGCTTTCACCTTTGTGTTAAATAAAGCGATGGAGATGAATGGTGGGAGTTGGGTTTGGAGTGCGTCACTGCGGTATTTTTTTATGGTACCATTTTTACTTATACTTGTTCTTGTTAGGGGTAATTTAAAACCTATTTTAGTGGAGCTACGAGAAAATACAGGTAAATGGGTATTATGGAGCTCTGTTGGCTTTGGGATTTTTTATGCCTTTATTTGTTTTGCCTCAGCCTATGGACCTGGCTGGCTCGTTGCGGGAACATGGCAGCTGACAATCATCTCTGGAACATTACTTGCACCGCTGTTTATGGAGAAGAAGTATACAAAAGGCGGAGAAGCAATTATGGTGCGCAAGAAAATTCCATTTAAAAGCTTAACCTTTTCGGTCTTAATTATTATCGGCATTGCCTTCATGCAGCTAGAATTTGCGATGAAGCTCTCGTTTGGCACGGCAATGCTTTGCCTTTTGCCGATCCTTGTAGCTTCATTCGCTTATCCTTTAGGTAATCGCAAAATGATGGAGATCTCAAACGGACGTTTTGATGTTTTCCAGCGGGTGCTTGGCATGACAATTGCAAGCCTGCCTTTTTGGATAATATTATCTATATACGGCTTCCTGACAGCAGGACCTCCGTCTAGTTCACAAGTATATCAATCAGGTATTGTTGCCTTGTTTTCTGGTGTTATTGCGACAATTCTCTTTTTCGCAGCGACAGACTCTGCCAAGGATAATATGCAAACACTTGGTGCTGTTGAGGCGACACAGTCATTTGAAGTACTGTTTGCTTTAATTGGTGAAATGGTGTTTTTATCTGTTGGGCTGCCAAGTGCGATGTCTCTTATCGGCATTGCCATCGTTATAGGAGGAATGGTGCTGCATAGTATATTTTCAAGAAATATAAAAAAACTAAAATTAGCGCAAACTGCTTAA
- a CDS encoding Cof-type HAD-IIB family hydrolase, whose product MTNEAREIKLIALDMDGTLLNGDGEIPEENRKAIKEAQDEGIHVVLSTGRSIATCKEHSESLFLKTFLVTVNGSEIWDWQGNLIERNLVEVEQMRWLWELAQKHGAKTWAISCGKTWKDEMPEDLDKLEWLKFGYQIEDDTIRNNVLKELQARGVFEISNSSLVNIEVNAFGINKARGLKTVCERLGVTMDEVMACGDSLNDISMIKEAGIGVAMGNAQDIVKETADVTTKTNDENGVAYAIRTWALKKAKEPALKK is encoded by the coding sequence ATGACCAACGAAGCACGAGAGATTAAACTGATTGCCCTCGATATGGACGGCACATTATTAAATGGAGATGGAGAAATTCCAGAAGAAAACCGCAAAGCAATTAAAGAGGCCCAAGATGAAGGCATTCATGTAGTGCTTAGTACAGGCAGATCTATTGCAACATGCAAGGAGCATTCAGAAAGTTTATTTTTAAAAACCTTCCTTGTTACGGTGAATGGCAGTGAAATCTGGGATTGGCAAGGAAATCTTATTGAACGGAATTTGGTTGAAGTCGAGCAAATGCGCTGGCTTTGGGAGCTTGCACAAAAGCATGGAGCAAAAACATGGGCAATTAGCTGTGGTAAAACATGGAAGGATGAAATGCCTGAGGACCTTGATAAGCTAGAGTGGTTGAAATTCGGTTATCAAATTGAAGACGACACAATCCGCAATAATGTCTTAAAGGAACTTCAAGCAAGAGGAGTTTTTGAAATAAGCAATTCCTCCCTTGTAAATATTGAAGTAAATGCATTTGGCATCAATAAAGCACGAGGCTTAAAAACCGTTTGCGAGCGCCTTGGTGTTACAATGGATGAAGTGATGGCATGCGGAGACAGCTTGAATGATATCAGCATGATAAAAGAAGCAGGTATTGGTGTTGCTATGGGCAATGCACAGGATATCGTCAAGGAAACAGCAGATGTGACGACAAAAACGAATGACGAAAATGGTGTCGCATACGCAATTCGTACTTGGGCGTTGAAAAAGGCGAAAGAGCCAGCCTTAAAAAAATAA